The window CGACGACTCTGACGCCGAGTCGGAGTCCTCTGACGACTACGACTCTGACGAATCTGACGGCTACTCCTCTGACGACGAGGTGGACGAGGTCGTCGTACTCTCCTCCGACTCCTTTGACGACGAGCCTGATGTGCAGCTCCTGGCGCCCGTCCTCCACGCCGTCGAGGGGCAGAAGAATAGCCCAATTGATGTGGATAAGCCGCCGGAGGTCGCCGACAACCCAGAGCTCATCGTCGTGAAGcaagaagaggagggcggcggtgaaGATGTGGTGGAGccagcgccggccaagaagaagagggcggcggtGAACAACAATGACGTGCGGCGCTCCCTACGCCTGAAGATGCTGAAGAAGGAGGAGTGACATGCTGTCTTCAGTTTCGTCAGAAGAAGAAAAAGTTCAGTTTCGTCAGTATGTTAGTTTGCCAGTTCTATCTATGTCAGTTGTATCTATGCAGCTACTATCTAATTAGTATGCCACTATCTATGTAAGACTATCTATGCAGCTACTATCTATGTTAGTATGCCACTATCTATGTCAGACTATCTATGCAGCTATTATCTATGTTAGTATGCCACTATCTATGTCAGACTATCTATGCACTATGAATTTGCTATCTATGTTCACTATCTACTTGCTATAATCCAAGCTATTAATTCATCACAAACTGAACTTAATAAAAGCTGATAATTCATCACAAACATAGTACACTCACAAACAACATACAATCCAAGGTTCATTGCTACAGACATAATAGAGTTCACCACAATAAAGCTTAACACATTACAAGCTTTCCTCCATAGCTACTACAAAAGACATCATTGACACACATGGTCAGACAGCAACACAAATTAGTCCTCATCACAAATAGCCTTAATCTGGTGAAGCTTCCTCTTGTTGCTATCACCTGCTGTCTTGAGCTCAACAATGCAGGAAGCAAGAGTACTCTTCTCCATGGTCAACTTCTCCTTCACTTTCATCAGCTCAGCAATGCAACAATCCAGCTTATCCTTCTCTTTCTTTAGgtcatccttctctttcttcaggtCAGCATAGCAAATCTCCAAAGTCCTCTTATCAGAGCTCAACTTTTCCTTCTCCTTAAGATGGTTGAACTTCAAATTCCTAATGACAGTGGCTTGAGCTACATGAATTTGCTTTAACTGGTCAACAACAGCCTTTAATTTTTTTATCTCAGCATCCTTTGTCATGCTGCTTTCCACACTAACTGAAATGTTGTCAGCATCATTCTTCTGGTTTACCTCAGGCTGGCTATTCTTATAATCCAAGAGGTTGTTCACATCTTCAACAAGCTTCTCATATGTCTCCTGCAACTCTTTTTTCTGCTGTGTGAGATTGTGTACAGTGCTTGCATGCTCCATACATGTCATCCTGTTTTCATGCTGGCTATGCTCATACATAAGCCAGAGCTTATGAATAGCATTCTGCAGATGCTCTGGCCAATGCTCATCTACCCACTACACTAATCCACaatttgcaacaccctacaatagaAAAAATCAGTTCAAAAATACAGATATTACTTACAGATTCAGTTAAATAGCTGATTCTGTTAATGTACCAGAATCACATTCATTTAATGATGAATAATTATGAAAACTACAACTAAGAACACTACCTATGAATCCTAGAACTAAATTCAGTAACTATAAACCCTAGAACATGAGCAGTAACTATGAACCCTAGAACATGAACAGTAACTATGAACCCTAGAACAGGAACATTTACTACAAACCCTAGAACAAGAATTGGAATGCTGCAAACACAACTTAAAACTTACTTCAGTGGCACAAGCAATGAACCTCCTACCAGTGCTTATCCCCTCAAATGCAACATACTTCCTCCCTGGATTCCCATGCTCATAAATCACATTCAAGTCGTCAGCAAGACCCTCGAACGACGGCTCATCAATTGTAGCTGGGATCTGAGAAATCCAACAAAAACGTGTTCAAATCGAGCAAATGTTCAACCCTACAAACCCTAGAACAGAAATGAGGAATAGAATGTTCTGACGTTGACAGGGGAGTCGTCGGAGGAGATGTACTGCGCGGCAGAGCCGTCTGTGCTCTCACTGTCGGTCCAGGacaccatggcggacggcggccggcGGTGACCGGAGAGGAGAGGAGCAAATGGGAGGGGAGCGAGCGAGCGTGAGAGCAGAGAAATCGAGCGAGATGTAGTCGGGCGCGGGCGGTCTGTCTCTGGCGACCCGACCGCGTCTGTCTTAAGCAAACGGCGCCGTCAGCGCGTCCGTTACGCCATGTCACGCATATTGGGCCCCACATGTCGGAAACGCCCTCAACCGAGCCAAATGACATGTTCAGTGCAATCTGCAAAACTGTTACTGAATCCGCGGTGGCTTTTGCAAATGATTAGCGACCACGTTGTTTTCTGCAAGATAAGTcccaaatgtggtggtttcttGCAATTCACTCGGAACATGTTGACGATTCTGATTAGCAGAGCCAGGCAAAAGAGATTGtcaaaccaaaataaaataaaaatatgaagATAGGCGTAATGTTCTTTTTTATAAATATTTTTACCAACATATAATATGAAaatccaacttgtttgggactgatagtcgtcgtcgttgttgtataTACATACATGTGAAAATCAAACATCTGTTGGAGGCCATGCAAATGTCCAAAACAATATGCATTTATAAATGGGGTGACTATTAGTTTTTTTGCTTACCCCGTGTGCAACTGTTGTCCATTTAATTTACCGCTACATTAACAGTGTTATGTCAATTGAATAGAACATAAAATAAACACTAGGTCTTAAGAAAAGATTATTATGACGTATTAAAGTTTCCGCAAGTCCTTCGGCATTCCATCTTCTGACCAATATCCTTTTTTCAGAGATGATTTGCCAACTGGTACTAAAATGTGAACATCGATGGGTCAGGCATAAACCTTGTGTTCTCTATTTGTGTTCCATGATCGGCCACATTATGGTTGTACGGCAACTGTATTTTTCGTTAGTGCCATATCATGAGTCTAGTTCCTTCCACACGCTCATCTAAGTATAGTTATCTTTCGTTGAAAGATGCTAAAACTAAAACATCATTTGACCATTCTACTTTCTATTTCCTCCTGTTTTTAACTTCTTATCAAACATGAAGTGGTTTGCTAATTTAATTAAATATAGTTTTATTCCACATCTCTTTTTTGTTGCATTTCATATATAAATCCGACCGTCTTTTATAAGTTGATTCCGAAAGTTAGTATTGTAATAAATTTTGTGTGGAGTATGTAtgaaaaatcaaatttgctgaTTTTCTTATGCCTCTTATTCCAATTTGTTTCATGTCAAGGAcctcggtgcccaagacagcaggacctcgactacgtagttcgtagtctcggttgataggagcgctagggtttttgcctaaCTGCTCAATGGTGCAGGAGAATAGATTAGGAGTAGAGGAGGAGGTAGGAGATAATGATTTATTGCCTGCGTCCAAGGGTGCAGATTACAGGATATATAAAGGCCTTATGGGCTTCTAACAAACTAGGAAACTAACTACTCCTCGACTCCTAACAAACTAGGAAACTAACTATTCCTGGACTCTAGGAACCAACGTAGGATCAGGACTCCTTGTCCCGATCATGCCTCGCCAGCTGTGGCCGTCGGCTGCTGCCCCTGGGCGCGCGACCCGCGCCTGTCCGCAGCGCCCCACATGACATCTCTCCCCCCCTCGAcgagcagctcgtcctcgagctgaaaagcGGGGTAGCGCTCGACAAAACTGTGAAGATCCTCCCATGTAGCTGATGATGCTGCTTCACCCTTCCAGTGGACGAGCAGCTGGCGAACGCCGCGTGCTAGTCGTGCACGAGTCACGCGCTCCGGTTCTGGAACAGCCGCCCCGTTGTGGATCGGAGGCAATCCCGGTGGTGCAGTTGGAGGCGTGCCGAAGAACTTCTTGAGGAGGcccacgtggaacacgtcatggaggCGCGAGCGTGCCGGAAGCTCAAGGCGGTAGGCCACGTCGTTGACGACCTCTGAAATGCGGTACGACCCATAGAAGCGTGGCTTGAGCTTGCCCCTGGTTGGCAGGTTGGGAGAGGACGCGGCACGCTGGCGAAGACGAAGCCAGACCCAATCGCCCACGTCATGCCGAATGTCCCGATGGCGTCTGTCGTAGTAGGACTTGTAGACCGCTTGTGCCTGCTGTAGACGATAGCGGACGTCTGCGAGTAACTCGTCGCGCTCCGCCATGCTCCTGGCCACTGCGGCCACCCGTGTATCGCCCGGCTCGTAAGAGCGAATAGTGGGAGGGTCACGGCCATACACAAGCTTGAACGGAGTTTCTTGGGTTGATGTCTGGTAGGCGGTGTTGTATATGTACTTGGCCCAGGGAAGCCATCGGAGCCCCCGTGTATCGCCCGGCCGTGTGAAATCGGGCAATGCGAGCACGGGAGCCGTGGTGACCGCCGTCTTGAGGGCGGTAAAAGCTGTTGCCGCCTCCGGCGACCATGAGAAGCCGTCCTTGCGAAACAGGGCCGTCAGGGGCGCGGCGACCACGCCAAACTCCTTGACAAACTTGCGGTAGTACCCTGCAAGACCGAGAAACCCCCGGACCGCGCGCGCCGAGCGAGGCTGCGGCCAGTCGGCCACGGCCTGCACTTTTTCCGGATCCATGGCCACTCCGGCCGCGGAGATGGTGTGACCCAGGTAGGAGATCGACTCGACGGCGAACGAGCATTTGGACCTCTTGACGAAGAGCCGGTGCTGGCGCAGTACGGTAAAGATGGTGCGCACATGGCGAAGATGATCGGCCCACGACTCGCTGAATATGAGGATGTCGTCGAAGAAGACGAGAACGAAACGATGCAGGTACGGCCGCAGCAGATCGTTCATGAGTGCCTGGAACGTCGCCGGCGCGTTGCAGAGGCCGAACGACATCACCAGGAACTCGTAGAGGCCGTCGTGGGTACGGAAGGCAGTCTTTGGGATGTCCTCCGCACGCATCCgcacctggtggtagccggagcgtaagtcgagcttggtgaagaaacgagcgtgccagagctcgtcgaggagttcgtccaccaccggaaTTGGAAACGCATCCTTGATGGTGATGGCGTTCagggcgcggtagtcgatgcagaagcgccaggACCCGTCGGGCTTGCGGACCAGCAGTACCGGCGATGAGAATGCGGAACGACTTGCTCGGATGATGCCCTGGGCGAGCATGGCGGCGCACTGACGCTCCAGCTCGTCCTTGTGCGCGGCCGGGTAGCGATACGGACGGACGGCCACCGGGGCGGAGCCTGGCAGCAGGGTGATGCCGTGGTCGCGGCTGCGGAGTGGTGGTACGCCGGAGGGTTGGGCGAAGATGCCGTCAAACTCGGTGAGGATGGCGTCGAGGAAATCGCGGCCATTGCATGATTGCAGGGCTGGCCCGTCCGGTCCGGCAAGGCCGCGCCAGCAGACCCGATGGCCCCTCCGCCAGAACGTCATGGAGAGGGCGCGGAAATCCCACAGGATCGGTCCAAGCGTCGCCAGCCATTGCGTGCCCAAGATGACGTCGTAGCCTGCGAGCGGCAAGGCGAGAAAATCCTCCGAGAACGCCTCCTGGTCGATGCGGAAGGAGACGGCGCGGTATGCGCCCTGGCACGGAACACGCTCGCCGTTGGCCACCGTGACACGCATCTTCTCGGTGGTGGGGGATGGCAGTGTAG is drawn from Triticum dicoccoides isolate Atlit2015 ecotype Zavitan chromosome 4A, WEW_v2.0, whole genome shotgun sequence and contains these coding sequences:
- the LOC119283390 gene encoding uncharacterized protein LOC119283390, which produces MAEPTTADLATMIEALTATVASLQTSVAALQKDKSTSSSSTAGAHDGQHHNDRPPRFQKMDFPKFDGKSDPLAFLNRCESFFHQQRIAEEEKVWMASYNLEGSAQLWYMQVQRDEGTPPWRRFSELLNLRFGPPLRANPLGELMACKRTTSVVDFQERFEALLPRAGILSETQKVQIFTAGLQPPLSLDVEIHNPQSLAVAMSLARKLELRDQCALTSAPPVRFQQKGILPAPVPRLAPPVPALPAAPPAPSLPEGRPIKRLSQTEMEERRRLGLCFNCNEKFGRGHNRVCQRIFLLDLAPDDDDDDTASAAADASPADPRISLHAISGVRTSETMQMHVTLGGVSLLALIDSGSTHNFIAEEAAARATLPSPTTEKMRVTVANGERVPCQGAYRAVSFRIDQEAFSEDFLALPLAGYDVILGTQWLATLGPILWDFRALSMTFWRRGHRVCWRGLAGPDGPALQSCNGRDFLDAILTEFDGIFAQPSGVPPLRSRDHGITLLPGSAPVAVRPYRYPAAHKDELERQCAAMLAQGIIRASRSAFSSPVLLVRKPDGSWRFCIDYRALNAITIKDAFPIPVVDELLDELWHARFFTKLDLRSGYHQVRMRAEDIPKTAFRTHDGLYEFLVMSFGLCNAPATFQALMNDLLRPYLHRFVLVFFDDILIFSESWADHLRHVRTIFTVLRQHRLFVKRSKCSFAVESISYLGHTISAAGVAMDPEKVQAVADWPQPRSARAVRGFLGLAGYYRKFVKEFGVVAAPLTALFRKDGFSWSPEAATAFTALKTAVTTAPVLALPDFTRPGDTRGLRWLPWAKYIYNTAYQTSTQETPFKLVYGRDPPTIRSYEPGDTRVAAVARSMAERDELLADVRYRLQQAQAVYKSYYDRRHRDIRHDVGDWVWLRLRQRAASSPNLPTRGKLKPRFYGSYRISEVVNDVAYRLELPARSRLHDVFHVGLLKKFFGTPPTAPPGLPPIHNGAAVPEPERVTRARLARGVRQLLVHWKGEAASSATWEDLHSFVERYPAFQLEDELLVEGGRDVMWGAADRRGSRAQGQQPTATAGEA